A genome region from Dreissena polymorpha isolate Duluth1 chromosome 16, UMN_Dpol_1.0, whole genome shotgun sequence includes the following:
- the LOC127861424 gene encoding uncharacterized protein LOC127861424 isoform X1, whose amino-acid sequence MDEIGVSFGVQTFIDEIVEGLAINADVGGKSVNVTGRLSEHDIDDCIAKLVDPQTKKELTINTSLIEPFGARLGSLFQMIGELETSGSGDFRTSGSGDFRTKVGNCVVLKARVVRCVDGMDLALYRKALQLQREFLSKKDG is encoded by the coding sequence ATGGACGAAATTGGTGTGTCATTTGGTGTTCAAACATTTATTGATGAAATTGTGGAAGGACTTGCTATTAATGCAGATGTTGGTGGAAAGTCGGTGAATGTGACCGGTAGATTGTCCGAACATGATATTGATGATTGCATCGCTAAACTTGTAGACCCTCAAACCAAGAAGGAGCTGACCATTAACACATCCCTTATTGAGCCATTTGGAGCAAGGTTAGGTTCTCTGTTTCAAATGATTGGAGAGCTGGAGACCAGTGGAAGCGGGGATTTCAGGACCAGTGGAAGTGGAGATTTCAGGACCAAGGTGGGTAACTGTGTCGTTTTGAAAGCCCGTGTGGTGCGGTGTGTGGATGGGATGGACCTGGCATTGTACAGGAAAGCACTGCAGCTTCAGAGGGAATTTCTCAGCAAGAAAGATGGATGA